Genomic window (Nitratidesulfovibrio vulgaris str. Hildenborough):
AGATCCTCGCCGCCGTCGACGAAATCCACCAGCAGATCCGCAATGCCGAACAATAGCCCCGACATGCCGCACATGACCGTCAACCCTGCCCGCACGTTACGCTTCAAGGTCATGGCATGGGGGCTTCTGGCCCTGCTGTGCGCCCAGATGTTCTACGGCGTGCTCGTCGTCTCGTCCCTGTACCGCCAGTACCGGGGACCCATGCTCACGGTACAGGCCATCGCCGGTGACGACCTCGCCCGGCGGCTGGGCCGCATGGCACGCCTCGGCAAGCCGCTCGACCGCATCAGCCATCTCGATGCCATGCTCGCCCCGTTCCGCGACACCACCTCGGCCACGGCCCTGTACGTGACCGACGCCGCAGGCGCGGTGCTGGCCGCATGGGACGCCGACACGGTGCTGCCGCGCCTTGAACCGCCCGCCCAGACCTCGCCGGTGGGGGTCACCGGGGCGCAGGAATTCCGGCGCGACGAGGCCACGTGGCTTGTCTCGCCCATCCTTGGCAAGGACGGCGACCTCGTGGGGCGCGTGCTGCTGCGTACCGACCCGCAACGCCTGCAGGCAGCACTGCGCGACGCCGCCTCGTACCTGCCGCTCTTCGCCTCGGTCGCGGGCGGGTCGGCCCTGCTGCTGGTGGTGCTGTGCCTCACGCTGCTGCCCGCCTCCGGCGGGGCGGGCCAGACGGGCCACGCGGGACAGACGGGACAGGCAAGGCAGACCGGACAGGCGGTGCTGGCAGGGCAGGCAGGAAGGGCCCCGCGCGAAGGACGCAGCGAACCCGCAGGGCACACCCTCGACGCGCGTCAGTGGGGCCGCCGTGCCCGCGTGGCCCTCGTGGCACCGCTTCTCGTGGGGCAGCTGTGTTGCAGCGCCGCCCTCTACGCACCGCTGAAGGGCCTCCACCAGAGGCAGAGTGCCGACATCGCCGCGCAACTGGCTGAACAGCTTGGCAGAGACCTGACATCCATCGTCCACAAGGGTGTGGCCCTCGGCGACATCCCCGGCATCGACCTGCACCTGCGCAGCCTGCAACAGGCCCTGCCGCAGGTGGCGGCCATGGGCGTGACTGATACGGCAGGACGCCTGCTGGCCGGGGCCACCGCCTCGACGACGCTGACGCCCGAAGCATGGCTGCGCCTCTCGGATGACGGGCCTACGGGCCGCTTCGACGTGCCGCCCCCGCCGGGGGCGGGTCGCGCCGCGCCACCAAGCCCTGCTGACGGCAACGCGCAAGGCGCAGACGCAGGTACCGGCGATACGGTGACCGGGGGTGCAGCCGCCGGTGAGGCTGTGCCCGAAAACACAGCCACCGGAAACGCGGCTGCCGGCGACACCATCTCCGGGGGCGCAGGTGCCGGGGGCGGCGAAGTGCGCGTCCTCATGTCCGGTGCCGCCATCCGCACAGGGCTGCGCGAGGCCCTGCTCGATACCGCCACCGTCGCCGTGGTGGCGATGCTGCTGCTCATGGAACTTGCGTCCATGCTGCTGATGCATGCGCACCGGGCTCTGGACGGCATGGGGGATGCGGCGCACGCGCCGACGCGTGAGGACGGGGCGAACGCCCCCGACGCCCCCGGCATCAACGACATCAACGGCATCAGCGGCATCACGCATACCCCGGGCAGTACCGGCGGCACGGCCACCGCGAGCCTCACCGATAGCCCGAGGCTTGCGGACACAGCGAAGCTCATGGGCACCGAAGACCGGGCAACCACCGATAACCTCACGGACACCCCGCCCCGTGCCCATGCCGCAGGTCGGGCCACGGCCCATGCGAACCTGCTGGCAGAGACGCCGGGCTTCATGCGCCCCGTCATCTTCTTCTGCATGTTCGCCATCGACATGGGCGTCTCGTTCATTCCGCTGCGTCTTGCCGAACTCGACGCCACGCTCTTCGGACTGCCGCGTGACGTGGTCATGGGGCTGCCCGTCTCGGCGGAGATGTTCATGGTGGCGGTCGCCATCCTTCTCGGCGGTGCAGCGGGCGAGCGCTTCGGCTGGCGTCCGCTGCTGCTGTGCGGCGTGCTGCTTGCCGCACTGGGCAATCTCGTCAGCGGCACGGCGGCGTCGGCACTGGGCTACATCGCCGCGCGCGGCATCGCCGGGGCCGGGTACGGTTGCATCAACCTCGCGGCCCAGCTGCACGTCATGAACCATTCCGACGAGAGCAACCGGGCGGGCAACCTCGCCCACATGTTCGCGGGACTGTTCGCCGGGGCCATGTGCGGCAGCGCCACGGGCGGCCTTGTGGCGGACAGGCTCGGCTACGGGCCGGTGTTCTTCGTCGCCGCGGGCATGTTGCTGGCGGTGCTCGGTGTGCTGGCCCTGTGTCCGGCGCGGCCCCATGCGCCAGCCCTCGGGTCCCGCCCCGCCCCGCATCCCGGACAGACTCCCGAGGCCACGTCGCTGGACACAGCACATGACGCCGACGGCAACGCGGCGGGCGTGCTCGCCTTCCTGCGCGACAGGCGCATGGTGGGCCTGCTGGTCTGCAACATCATGCCCGTGGCCTTCGTCACGGTGTGCCTGTTCCAGTTCTTCATCCCCGTCTACCTCAGCGAAGGGGGGGCCAGCCCCGCCGACATCGGGCGCGTCTCCATGCTGTTCTGCCTCGTGGTGGTCTTCCTCGGCCCGCTGTGCGGCAGACTCATCGACGCCACCCCGCGCAAGGACAGGATGCTGGTCGTGGCGGGCATCGCCGGGGCACTGGCCATAGCCGCCCTGCTGATGGGCGGCGGCATCGCAGAGGCTGTGCTCGCGGTCGTCATGCTGGGGGTCTCCAACGCCATCGCCGCCAGCGCGCAGGGCACCTACGCCCTGAGCCTGCCCGTGGCCCTGCGCATGGGCAGGGCGCGCACCATGGGCGTCTACAACATCACCGAACGTGTGGGGCAGGTCATCGGCCCCGTCACCTTCGCCGTGCTGCTTTCGCTGCTGGGGCGCGAAGGGGGACTGCTGGCCATGGCTGCGGGTGTCGCCGCCCTGACACTGCTCTTCATGTGGCTTTCGGGCGGGGACACCGCCAGGACGGCTGCCGACGCAACCGCCGTGACCACCACCGGGCGGCACCCCAACACCTAACCGGACGGCGCACCGCAGCCCCCCATATCCCATGTTGCACACCCCAGACCTCGCGCCGCTATGGCGACTCTTTCCCGGCCTCAGGGCCATCCTCGAAACGTGGGAGGGGCGCACCCTCGGCGACGTGGCACAGGGCTTCCGCCAGCCCGGTGCCGTGCCTTCAGCGGCCGCGCTGGACGCCATGCACGACCTCGTGGCCCCCGTCCACGGCGAGGACGTGGCCCGCGCCCTGCGCCGCAGGCTGCACCTGTCACCCTCGGTGCTGGCGGCCAACCATCACGGCATCGAATGCTTCCCTGAACTCGTGCAGGCCATCCATTTCTTCGGGCTGCCCGACCTTCTGGACGGGCTGGACGGGCTGGACGGGCTTGGCGGGCCGAATGCGCTCGGCGGGCCGGATGCGCTTGGCGGGCCGGATGCGCTCGGCGGGCCGAACGGTTTGGGCGGGCTGAAAGGGCCGGATGCGCCCGGCGGGCCATGCTGTTTGGGCGGGCCGGACTGTTCGGGCAAGCCACGCGGCGACGCACGGGGTGAGGTGCCGACGACGCCAGCGGCAGCGTCGACGTCTTCCCCCACACCGCCCCCGATGCCCACACCAGCGGCAGTGGGCACGGTCATCCCCGTCCTGTCGTGCACCACGGTGTCGTTGCAGAGTCAGGTCTACCCGCGCGGGCTGCTGCTGGCACGCCGCGCACCCGCCCCCGACGGGGCGCACTTCATGCGCCTGCCGCTCTTTCCCGCCTCCATGCAGGACACGGTGGTCTGCGCCGCCCCGCCCCTCACCCCGCAGCAGGTACGGGCCTCGCGCGGTCTCTGGCGCAAGCTGCCCCTGCGCCCGTGGGAACGCCGCGCCGCAGACGCGCTCATCGACGCCCATGTGGACATCCCCGAGGTCTACGCCCTGCCCCGCTTCGGTGAACAGGCCAGCCTCATCAACGCGCGGCTGTGCCGTCAGCGCTTTCCCGACGCGCCCCACGTCACCGTGGTGTACATCGAACTTGAACGCCTCGCGGCGCGGCTGCTGGCACGCGACCTCACCGACGGGGCGTCCATCGTCTCGCGGCTGCTCTTCGACCCGGCGGCGCGGCGGCGCATCCTGTCGCGTCTTGCCGGGACGCGGGGTTGCTGGACGGCCCACGCCTTCGACGCCACCACGACGCCCCTGCCCCGCACGGGCAGCAACGGCACGGCCTTCTTCTGGACGGTGGACGCCACGGGCCGCCGCATCCCCCTGCGGCTGGACGACACCACACGCCCGGCGCTGACCAGCGGCGACCGACGCTTCGCCCTCGAACCCGAAGCGCTCGCCGGGGCGCTGCAAGAGGGGCTGCTCATACCGGGGCTCTTCTGCTCGTATGTGACGCTGGCCCTGCAACACGGTCTGCGCTGCCACGGGGGCATGTTCTTCACCGAATACCTGCCCGCCATGCTCGACGCCGTGCACGACGTGCTTGGCGAATGCCCCGCACACTGCCGCGCCACGCCGCTGGCGGCCCTGCCCCTTTCGGTGCTCTTCGATGACCGGGGGACGGGGGACGACCGGGATGATGGGGCTTACGGCGGGCACCGAGACCACTGCACCGACCCGCGCCCCGCCGGGACAGTGGAGATGTTCGCCGCAGGCGGCCTCGATGCCGGGAGGCTGCGCCACCTCGCCCGCACGCCCGCTGGCGCCGTGCTGCCGCTCAGCCTGCGTGAATGCTACGAGGAATGCGTGCCGTGTGGCGAACGCCCCGCCGGATGGGCGGAGCGTCTCGTGCCGCACGGGACATCGTGGCAGGGGGTGACGCTGCGCGTCAGCGACGACCCAGCGTGAGGCGCGGACTCCAGAGGTCGAGCGGCTTCGGGCGGGCAGCTTGGGGTCGGCGGCGTCGGGGCATCTGCGCCACAGACGCCCCCGCATCCGGCACGACCATCACTGTGAGTTTCGGCCTGCGGGTATCTTCGAGCATGGGACCTGCGGGCGACAGCCTGTGACGTGCAGCGTCCTGCGGACGGGCGCCCCGCCCTATCGCAGATGCGATTCGATGATCCTGTCGATGAGGCCCCGGGCGTGAAGGTCCCTGAACGCCTTCTGGATGGCATCGAACGACCCCTCCAACGCCGACGCGCGCGACAGCGCGAAGAAGCCCCCGTCCTGCGTCTCCACCGTGTACGGTGCGAGCTTC
Coding sequences:
- a CDS encoding MFS transporter, which produces MPNNSPDMPHMTVNPARTLRFKVMAWGLLALLCAQMFYGVLVVSSLYRQYRGPMLTVQAIAGDDLARRLGRMARLGKPLDRISHLDAMLAPFRDTTSATALYVTDAAGAVLAAWDADTVLPRLEPPAQTSPVGVTGAQEFRRDEATWLVSPILGKDGDLVGRVLLRTDPQRLQAALRDAASYLPLFASVAGGSALLLVVLCLTLLPASGGAGQTGHAGQTGQARQTGQAVLAGQAGRAPREGRSEPAGHTLDARQWGRRARVALVAPLLVGQLCCSAALYAPLKGLHQRQSADIAAQLAEQLGRDLTSIVHKGVALGDIPGIDLHLRSLQQALPQVAAMGVTDTAGRLLAGATASTTLTPEAWLRLSDDGPTGRFDVPPPPGAGRAAPPSPADGNAQGADAGTGDTVTGGAAAGEAVPENTATGNAAAGDTISGGAGAGGGEVRVLMSGAAIRTGLREALLDTATVAVVAMLLLMELASMLLMHAHRALDGMGDAAHAPTREDGANAPDAPGINDINGISGITHTPGSTGGTATASLTDSPRLADTAKLMGTEDRATTDNLTDTPPRAHAAGRATAHANLLAETPGFMRPVIFFCMFAIDMGVSFIPLRLAELDATLFGLPRDVVMGLPVSAEMFMVAVAILLGGAAGERFGWRPLLLCGVLLAALGNLVSGTAASALGYIAARGIAGAGYGCINLAAQLHVMNHSDESNRAGNLAHMFAGLFAGAMCGSATGGLVADRLGYGPVFFVAAGMLLAVLGVLALCPARPHAPALGSRPAPHPGQTPEATSLDTAHDADGNAAGVLAFLRDRRMVGLLVCNIMPVAFVTVCLFQFFIPVYLSEGGASPADIGRVSMLFCLVVVFLGPLCGRLIDATPRKDRMLVVAGIAGALAIAALLMGGGIAEAVLAVVMLGVSNAIAASAQGTYALSLPVALRMGRARTMGVYNITERVGQVIGPVTFAVLLSLLGREGGLLAMAAGVAALTLLFMWLSGGDTARTAADATAVTTTGRHPNT